The following is a genomic window from Trichomycterus rosablanca isolate fTriRos1 chromosome 24, fTriRos1.hap1, whole genome shotgun sequence.
attacTGTAAGTGCCTTtaaataaaggcgtctgctaaatgccaaaaatgtaaaatgtaaatatacagaaATAGCTTTTATAGATTGTTTAATCATGGCACAAGCAGGCCAAGAGAGTTCCCAGGATTCACATTGTAGGACCTAAACAAGCATACAGACAGTTTCCCCAAAAACTAGTCCCAAAACACACAGTTTAACAACCAAGTTAAAAACTACAGTTTACAATAGACCTGTTACGACCCTAATCAGGATTAAACCCTCTATTGCATGGCGTTGCTTCAGGGTAACATACTCATTTTCCCTCAGTATCACAATCTCAAAAAAACATACACCAATAAAAAATGCCCATTTTAAACTGTTGGAAGCAAAGGAAGCCAATAGTCTGCTTATATTTGATCACATGATTTTTCCCACCATTTTCCAACCTCTTTTCCTCAACTGTGCTCACACGTAGCAGCCATATTCTTTCAGCTCCAGAAATCTGAGGAAAAGTGACATTTACCTGAAGATTTTcaagaattaaaaaatattttcacaATTTTGGGTAAGTtctgatttcattttcatcCATTGATTATGTTTTCtttgaatatatattttgtaaattgaTAAAATAGCTGTGTTGCTTGAAAGCAACAACATGCAACAGTGGATTGAGGATTCCATGACTTGAAAGCAACAACATGCAACAGTGGATTGAGGATTCCATGACAAATGCATATGTTCATTTCCAGATACATACAACAATAGTGTCAGTTTCCTTTTCAGTGATAATGAATACAGCAACATTTTATGGCAAAAGGAGTCAGGCAGTGGATACTGTTTTGGCTTTACCAGTAGACGAGAGTGAGGATGAGTTAGATGTTAGCGATGATGAGAAGCAGGAGGAAAGACCTGTCAATGGAGGCAGTGATGATGAGTCAGATGAGTCAGGTGATTGAGTAGTATATGTTTTGCATTGTATAAGGTATTCTATGATGTGACCATCCGTTAGACAtaatactatattattatttagattagACTAGAAATAATACTAGATTAATAACTATTACTTTATATGTGCTTATTGATACCTCCAGATCGAGATGCTGAAGTAAGAGATGAAGATGCTGAAGAGGAACTGGTATACATAAAAGCTAAGGACCTGACATGGAAAACTGGTAAAAAAAAGTATACCTCCTGTTCCTCAGTGGAAAACCAGTCTTCCTCAGGCCACAGAGGTCAAAGCACCAATTGATTACTTCAGAAACCTCTTGACACAAGAAGCGATAGAAAACATGGTCACACAGAGCAACTTGTATGCCAGTCAGTGTGACATAAATAAGCCCCTAAACGTTACTTTCAAGGAGATTGAGCAGTTCATTGGCATTGCACAGTACATGGCAGTCTTCAACTTTCCAAGAACTCGGTTGTTTTGGAGCACAGCTGCAAGGGTGGACTGCATtgccaacaccatgtcagtgaatCGCTGGGAGACTATCAAGAGATACCTCCACTTCAGAAACAATGAAGACCAGATTCCAGCAGGTCAGCCAGGGCATGACAGGCTCTTTAAACTTCGTCCTCTCCTGACAGCTCTAAAGAGGATCTGCAATGCTGTCCCAATGGATGAGATGCTCTGTGTTGACAAACAGATTGTGCCTTTCAAGGGCAAAAGCAAGTTAAAACAGTACAATCCAAAAAAACTGAAACGCTGgggatataaaatatttattcttgCTGACAGTAATGGCATGATTCACAACTTTGAGGTCTACACTGGAACCATCACTCCAGCTGAAGGAAAGCCAGATATTGGAGCCAGTGGCAACATAGTTCTGAAGCTGTGTTCAGTCATTCCCACCAACCAGTCCTTTAAATTGTTCTTTGACAACTGGTTCTGCAGCATTGACCTACAAGTGCAACTGGAGAGGATGAAGATCCATAGTGTTGGAACAGTGCGATCCAAAAGGTTGCCAAATTGCACCTTTACTGATGACAAAACGATGAAGAAAAAAGGAAGAGGGACCTTTGAAGAGAAGGAAACGAAACATGATGCAGTCTACCTGAGAGCAGTGAAGTGGTATGATAATCGTTCAGTCATTTTGCTAAGTACATATGCAGCAGCCCACCCCACCACATTGGTCCAGAGGTGGGACAAGAAGACCCAAGAAATGGTGGAGGTGGTACGTCCCAACATTGTATCTATCTACAATAAAAGCATGGGCGGAGTAGATATCCTCGATTCCCTGATAGCACTGTATCGCACCAAAGTGCGATCCAAGAAGTGGTATCATCGCCTCTTCTTCCATATGATGGACATGATAATGGTGGAAGCTTGGCTGCTCTACAGAAGAGATTCCATTGATTGTGGTGTGGAAAAAAAGGAGCAGTTAAGCTTGTTGGATTTTAAATCTGAGGTGGCAGGCTGTCTCTGCAAAAAAGACACAGtttgcagcaaaaggggaaggCCATCTCTTAGTGTGGAGGCAGGTCTAGACCTGAAAAGACGACGAGGCCAGGTTGCACCTGTACCCCCCGCACCAATCCGTCTGGACCGCATAGACCACTGGTCTGTCTACAGTGAAAacatgaaatgtgatgtgtttttgtgtcaAACTCCTGACAGAAACTGCTTCTTTTCCTTCCACACGCAGTAGACTAAAAATGAATTGGACCCCTGTAAATAGTTTccgttttaatattaaataatccaGTGTTTGTTCTTCAGTTCTTTACAGCAGTGATATGGACAATAAAAATTGATATTCCTTTTTTGCGCATTGTTGCTTTTTGGTAACAAACCACCACTAAAATTACAGCTGATACAAACTGTATTATTTTTTCAGTAAAAATGGTCTTTTACATGTAGTTTTTTAATCAATTCTTTCATAAAATGTGATTTGTTATACAGTAAAAAGATACATTTTGAATAAAATTCACATTTTCCATTTATTACCATTATTGCACATTGTTTTGCCAAAGTAACATACTTAAATCTACccctattatcattattttttttacattattattataattgttaattGTGCTTTATGGAAGGTAACAAAATGGgtgcaaatatttttttactccATTATTTCATATGTCATGCAATAGAGGGTTAAGTGGTTGATGTaaataaaggaaagaaaagactGTCAGTGTAACATTAATAAACTATCTTGCATGGCTCTGTTTGGTCAGAGCACAAATACATGTTACAATGTATGTAATGTGTTTCAAATTTTGATAAAACTACAGTAATGGCAATAGCCAAATGGAAATGTAGACCAGAGGAGCCTTGTCCATTGTAGAAAGGGAGGACCATCCCATAAACACAAGTAATTGTTACAAAGTAATCTgttaatttaataatgatattacCATTTTATTGCTGTGTCAAAATACCAACAACACCCGCTACCACATCCAACCAGAAGCCCCAGATTAGGGTCTACCATCAGTGATCCAATCAACTAGTGAAAACCCAATCAAAGTTTTGAGAAAGAGTGGCCACCAAAAGCTTTTATTACAAACAgtacaaaatgtaaatgaagtgtATTGTAAATACTAGGAAGAGAGCACAAAAAGCTGAAGAGTCATGACAGAAGAAGACAACAGAAAATATCAAAATTGTTTGTATGGTTGTGTTGGATTGACAATAGTAGGCAGATGGGAAAGACCAAAAGTTAAATAGCTTTTCATGTAACCTGAAATTGTAATCCATATAAATGGAATGGAATTTAAAGACACAATTTTTAACAGGCAAAAAGGATCAGAGGGGAAAAGAGAATACAGGTGaggaaaaaacagaaaagagtaagtacaagtcaaattcagttccatccatccatccatccatccatctagtgtCCTTGACTGGAATCTGaaattactataataatattaataatataatactacACTAgcaatactactaataataataccattCAAATCAGAATGCTGCACAAAACAAAATGCTGTataaataagaatataaaattacaaacaaagccgctcaggtggcgcagcagtaaagtacgctagcgcaccaaagttggggtttcgaatacatcgtatcgaatctcagctctgccttccgactgggctgggcggttgcatgaacaacgattggctgttgttcagggttaggggtaaaaagtcggatcataggtcctcataactggtgcaactgcggcccctgctggctgactgatggcgcctgcacagggctgaggaataatgctgatgggggcgtggccctccgtacacagtgcccgtcggtgtatgaactcaaatcatgcaggtgaaaaatgcagtctgtactgactgtacatgccggagggggcgtatgtcagttgagaggcatcctcagtcagcggtgaagggtcgaatcagtatagaggatgcaatcaggataattggacacgactagattaggggagaaaattgcgGGACACAAGTgggaaaaattataaaaaataaaaataaaattacaaacaaAGTAAGATGAACAGATTTTGCCATTTATAACCTGTTTTCTTTTAACATCTGTGACACCTTTCTAATTTCAGCTTCTGAAGGCTGATTTTGGGTTGGATATTTTCGCTGGACCTGGCAAACTTGTAAGTAACTATTCATAAAGTAAGGATAAGAATTGTCATGTTTAGAGTTGAAGTTTTTTTGCTACCTTAATTGATTATTGCTAATGAAGCAATCTTGGAAACCTGATGACCTTTTAGTTATATTTTATTGCCAACTAGGTTAGATGTCATCTTTAGATTAATTTATATAGTATATGATAATGTGAAGAACAACTGGCATTCCAACCAAGGCtatacactatgtagttctGTGATAAGACCACCCCTTTAAAATGTAAGAACAGCTTTCACAGCACAACAGTGCCAACTATATCCCAAAAGTCATAAATTACAGTGCTAGCAAGCTTTTAGCACTGATTGCTTACTGTGCTgctgttgtattttgtatatatttagatTGCTAGCTCACTAGTTGTAGACCAAATCTCCTTACTGctgcttttaaatgtttaaatgtagtttttacATGCCTGCATATGCCCTGACTAATACCTTTGAAAGATCCCCCCGGCCCGCCCAATTCAACAAGCTTTTCTTCCTTCCCTACTTTCACAACCACCAGACGTTACTCTAAAAATATTTATGATTGTTGTCATGGTCACATAAGTCGTCCTTtccaaaataattatttttccaAGCCATGAAATTAACTTGTttcaaaaactaaacaaaaaggAGATTACTGAAACTGTGGGCAATATCTTTTGCCAAAGTGTTTTCCAGAACAGCTGGATGATTTTAGGACCCCTGCATGTCTGACTGATGTCTGAGGCTGATGCCCATCATGCTTTCTCACTGTCGGATCAACTTAGTAGGTGTGGCCGATTTGCAAAAAGGTGACTCATCTGATGATTGATTTATCATCACCCTTTTAAAAATGAATCTGTCTGATTTCAGAAAAcacctaatagagtggacaatgagtggacacagtatttaaaaactccatcagcattgctgtgcctgatccattcataccagcacactaacacaccaccaccatgtcattgtcactgcagtgctgagaattatccaccatctaaaaaatacctactctgtcggggtcctgaccattgaagaacagggtgaaagcaggataaaaaggtatgtagagaaacagatggactacagtcagtaattgtagaacttcaaagtgcttctatatggtaagtgagctgataaaatggacagtgagtgtagaaacaaggatgtggttttatagtgtgggtttcctccaggagctctggtttcctcctacagttcaaagacatgcaagtgaggtaaactggtgATACAAAATTACCTGTGACTGTGTTTCACCTTAAAACTttaagtgatgaatcttgtataaccagtaactacctgtcttgtcatgaatgtaaccaaagtagaAGAATATAAtagaaagtgtgtaaaacatgacattaatatcttaataaaataaataaataaatgaacaatagAAGAGCAACAACAGTAAGTGTGATTAAGAGTGGCTTGCCAGCTAAAATTTTTACAAGATCTCAGTATCAACTAATCCAAACCCAAAGAACCTAGTCATTCATTCTTGTCACACTGGGTATGATTCACTGGGTGACAGGTAGGAACCACCcctgacaggtcgccagtcctttataaatcagacacacacacacatgcacatttactcacactaagggcaatttagtagctccaagttgacctgactgcatgtttttgggcttgtgggagaaaatcgaagcacctggagaaaagccatgtggacacaggatgtaaactacacacagaaaggaccctggtcgcTCGATATGTTATTAGGTTAAGGTAGTAATTACTTTTTAAATGGGTGTTGGATAACACTGGAATAATTATTTACTTTCCAAAGTTTCCTTTGTTTTAGTAAATGTGTCTTAGTTGTTTATTTGAAATCATTCACTGTGATGAATTTGCAATAACTGAGGCAATCAGAAAAGGGAATGAGtatttttctgtattatttttgtaactCCGCACGACACCCCTTAAAATAACATGGCTCTTAGAGACAGAAAAAGAGGCTATCATGGATTGAGTATTAAATGTTCTGCAAATATGCTTATGCATCTAAGCATGCTCTAAAAGGTTAAATGCTGGCAAATACATTAAAGACACATTGCACTTGGAAATATTACAATTTACAGAAAAACTATGTgtactttattactttattaattaaaaagtatCTGGTTTTCATTTAAGTCCAAATAGCCAAAAACCTTTTGTATAAATTAATAGCACATAAAAAATTTTACTATATTGAACACCCTTATTAATTATTcaaattcattgttccatcagaGACTGCATGCTGTCCATGTCCTAAGGCAGCAAATCAGTCCCTCAATTTATGATGCTTCACAGCTGGCATGAGGATTTGCATTTTCCTCCAAATATGATGTTGTGCCTAtctgccacaaatgtaaactttttactGTTTTGTTGTGTCTTTCTTTGTGGTTTTTTAAGGTATGCAATTTACAACCCCATATCAGAAGCTGGGATGGCATGAAAAatgaaaattgaaaaaaaaaaatgtttcctacatttacttttgacttttacttcattgaagacagtatgaacccaaaatagcttatgttttgtctggtttacTTGATTTCATTCAATatgcatccattcctgcatttcaggcctacagCACATTCATGTTGCCATTCATTTTCACAACACTTGGCACCAAAGATAAGTGATGAAATGTTTTGGGtgttattttgttccattctttctACAAACACGTCCTAAGTTGAGTACAACAGTACTGGGCTGTTGTTAAACaattttcgtttcaaaattctacacacattctctactggggacaggtcagaactgcaggcaggtcagtccagtacccgtaccctcttcttctgcagccaagcctttataatgtgtgcagcatgtggatttgcattgtcttgttgaaaaaaatgcatggacgtccctgaaaaagatgacgtcttgaaggcagcaaatgttgctctaatatctcagtgtacttttctgctttAATACTGCAATCACAGAAGTGTCAATTACCTtttccaagggcactgacacaacttCATGGCATAACAGAACCTGGCGCTAGACTTGTTGCTAAaaaaagtctggatggtcctttttgtctttggtcaaGAGCACACAGTGTTCATTTCTTCtaaaaaaaagatctgaaatacttATTCGTTTGACCACAGTACACATTTGTACTGAGTggtggtccatcccagatgcctcagagcccagagagcTTGATGTCACTTCCAGACATAagtaacataaggctttttttgcaaagtaaagttgtaagtggcatttgtgaatgtaactccatattgtagtgcttcacaaaggtttgccaaagtaatctcttgcccatgtggttatatcagctattgatgaacgacggttcttgatgcagtgctgtctgatggatcgaagatcatggaTGTTCATCTTAGGCTTGCATTCCTGCCCTTTACGCATccaaattcctccagattcattaaatcgtttaatgatattttacACTGTAGAAGGAAAaattaatctttctttgaggaacattgttttgaatcatttcagtctttGTTACTTAAAGTCTTAGCCTTTCATTGACACTGCTTTTGTTCCCAATCAGGAATGCAGGattggatgtatattaacaaatgaaataaagctgaccagataaaacatgatatattttggttttttattatcctcaatgaaatacaaatcaaggtaaaatgtaagaaaaacagtgtttttctgatttggggttgtatgttaaATTGTTCTCCACCACAATACCACCTGATTCTGGATGTTTTAAAATAGCTGTGTATGATGTGAAGAAGCAAATGTTAATCCATGTTCCAGAGCTGCTCCCGCCCAAGTACTGCAGAGGACTCTTATCTTCAGCACTTCAAATCCACATTTTGTAAAGAGGCTTTCAGCACTTCAAAGCTACATGCAGAATATTACCATGCAACACAGACCTTAATACATTCCAGCATGGTCCAGATAAAATTATGCATTTACTGATGTTGGTAAAACAATGagcattattttttaaaaagtctcaAAGATTAATTTCAGGGAAAAAAGAGGCTGAGCCATAAGCATAATAAACAGCAGCAGTTTTAGAGCATGGAAGGAAATGTTCCTGTTTTGAGCATAAAAAGGTAAAACTGCGTGGAAGATAAGGTTCTTTTTATACAGCTAAGCTCTTTAGTAAGCTGCCCCATTTTGCAAGTCAAAAATATGGGACAGAATTGCATGCTGCTGCAGACTGTTTACTAGATTTAAGGACATTACGTGGTGCTGCATGCTGCTGGAGTCCATTCTTCGAAGATTTATGGGTTTCAGACAGAGCCATTTATTACCAAGGACTACACTACCTATAATTAAGAGAAACAGAGAAAGCTAGGTAGTTATATAATGTTGAATactattttaattcattttaaaagaaGCACACAGAGCAGaatagggctgccactaactatttttctatcgattaatctatagactatttaaTCAATTAGTATCTAAGCGATTAATTttattcagaatctcatttaagcttcttttattttaacaacaaactgtatggcataataatatggcacaaagctaaatgtaaacagggtttatgtccatattatcaaattctcaagtgctccatattaaacaaagtgcaacatgtgtttatgacattccgtacacaaagcaaagtgcttaaacttatagcagaaataaaatagttagaggtgggcacgtctcattaagtccaatgaacagtaacgacagaataaACCCAGATTTTgacatacacattcactcaaaaattacttcacattctaaacaatgtaaacaaagtggtaagtgtttcATGTGAAAAGCTTTTTGTGCTTTGAGCGCCACAGCAACTGCAAAAATCACAAGCCCATTGCAGCAAAGTGCATggcaccctaactgaactcgctaataAATatagtattccaagatctctgcgattaagaagcttaatgaaacaatatagaagtaaaagttttgcgccgctcaggtggcgcagcgataaaaacacactctgcaaccagagctgggatctcgaatacatcgtatcgaatctcagctctgccttgccggctgaaggctgagcggccacatgaacaacgattggcctgttgttcatatgggcgggactaagccggatagggtctctctctgtcagactggtgcaattacgagcTCTTCTGGCTGATTAGAAgcacctacacagagatgaggaaagagtgctcttagggtgtgtctctctgtacacaacgctagatggcacaacactcgtcaatgtgtgggtgataagatgcatgcggcttgctgcccacgtgccggagggggcatgggttagcttcgatctcctcggtcagagcagggatcggcataggcagagaggaagcattgGCAAGCATGGGCAAggattggacgtgctaaaggggaagaaaaaaggggagaaaacgcattaaaaaaaattacttcacattctaagtGCTGTatacaaagtggtaagtgtttTACATAagaagctttttgcgctttgaGCACTGCGGCAACCGCAAAAATCACGAGCCCAATGCAGCAAAGTGCGcggcgccctaactgaactcgctaagaaatacggtattccaagatctccgcgactaagaagcttaatgaaacaatatagaagtaatgcgccctaactgaactaaTTTTTTATCTTATAAATTCTACTTTACAGCTGTGAGTCAATTAAATATTCTAATGTTGAATAAGTAAAAAGGCTAGCCTTTGCATCTTAGTTGGGTTCAGGTTCAAACTTGAGCCAAAATACCAACATTAAAAACTGTGTTGTTTTGGAATTGTCATCATTTCGCAAAGCAGCCCCAAGCCATGATACTCTTTCTCCCATGACTCACAATTGGATGACTTTTAGTGTTGGTTTGGGGTTCTTTTTTTCTCAAATTTCCATAAAACAATTACATTCCAAAGAATTATGGAACCTCTGGGTAGTCTTTTGCAAACTTAATGTGGGCAGAAATGTTTGAGTAAGATACTGAATGTTAGAATATTGAATGCTTTTATTGTGTTCttggtgtgttattgtggaCAGATAAACACTGGTGTTCAGGAATGCTTTGCAACCATTTTAAGTGTCATatccatattttttttttaattttgaggTTCTTTGCCGTTTATTTTATTGGGTCATTAAGTGCATAAACATGACTTTagtgtctttttttattagacCAGACACCAGACGTATGGCACATTCATTAAAACAACTGACTTTGAAAAAGCTTGTTCAGCTTAGAATGTGAATAATTAACCAATATGgttaataaagacatgaaaagaACAGCTTCACGTTTTGCCAGCATGTGTTTCTGTGTTATCGTTTGCCATTTTTGCTTCTCCTCTACATCCTGTTTTGCATTCAAGTGACCATTACGATTGTAGTCAGCAAAACAAAACTGGCAACCTCTTTCAGACTGGCACATAAGTGTAAACAATGGGTTTACATTACCTTGagttattagtatttattaggGTCATTTGCTACTCTCTAATATCTTTAAAATGTGTATAGAAGCTCACATTGCAATCTATTCCCTAATGGCTTCAGGTCAAAAAAGTACAATTCTAAAGTAATTCACTTCATTTTCAGGTATGACTCAAGAAGAAGAAActaatttaaattatttcattaagtaacatttaaatttttggcattcagcagacgcttttatccaaagtaacttacagtactctgacagaatactgtctaagcaactgagggttaagggccttactcaggggcccaaaagtggcaacctggcagtggtggggcttggaccACCGACcttttggagtttttaaataccgtatccactcactgtccactctattagacactcctacctagttggtccaccttgtagatgtaaagtcaaagacgatcgctcatctattgctggtgtttgagttggtcatcttctagaccttcatcagtggtcacaggacgctgcccacggggcgctgttggctggatatttttggttggtggactattctcagtccagaagtaacagtgaggtgtttaaaaactccatcagcattgctgtgtcttatccactcataccagcacaacacacactaacacaccaccaccatgtcagtgtcactgcagtgctgagaatcatccaccactcaaataatacctgctctgtagtggtccgggagagtcctgaccattaaagaacagcatgaaagggggctaacaaagcatgcagagaaacacatggactacagtcagtaattgtagaactacaaagtgcttctatatggtaagtggagctgataaaatggatagtgagtgtagaaacaaggaggtggttttaatgttttggctgatcagtgtataatacagcTCCCTCATGATCCTTGTATCTCAGCTAACTTCCCGTGTTAAGCACTGTTTACATTAGATCACAAACACAGCTTTTACATGACGCATCAATCATTTCTCACTAGCACTGTCAGTATTTGCTATCTGTAGCCAAAAGCTAAATTATGGATTGACTGCTGATGTTCTCCACTAAATAATTTACAACGTTTTGAAGAATGCAGCAGGAATTAAAAAGTAAGCTCAAGTTAAAACTGAATAATCAAAAAACTTGACTAGGTAAAGCAACAGTAATTATGTTTTAGATGCACTTACTGGCTTTCATTAGTTGTCCCTGGCGTCCAAACACCTGGGAGAAGGTGGCTGGGCTGCAAGTAAGCGCGTCATCCATGGCTTGAAGCATCCAACTTTGAGAAATAATGAGGATCAGCCTCTGTTTG
Proteins encoded in this region:
- the LOC134302153 gene encoding piggyBac transposable element-derived protein 3-like produces the protein MNTATFYGKRSQAVDTVLALPVDESEDELDVSDDEKQEERPVNGGSDDESDESDRDAEVRDEDAEEELWKTSLPQATEVKAPIDYFRNLLTQEAIENMVTQSNLYASQCDINKPLNVTFKEIEQFIGIAQYMAVFNFPRTRLFWSTAARVDCIANTMSVNRWETIKRYLHFRNNEDQIPAGQPGHDRLFKLRPLLTALKRICNAVPMDEMLCVDKQIVPFKGKSKLKQYNPKKLKRWGYKIFILADSNGMIHNFEVYTGTITPAEGKPDIGASGNIVLKLCSVIPTNQSFKLFFDNWFCSIDLQVQLERMKIHSVGTVRSKRLPNCTFTDDKTMKKKGRGTFEEKETKHDAVYLRAVKWYDNRSVILLSTYAAAHPTTLVQRWDKKTQEMVEVVRPNIVSIYNKSMGGVDILDSLIALYRTKVRSKKWYHRLFFHMMDMIMVEAWLLYRRDSIDCGVEKKEQLSLLDFKSEVAGCLCKKDTVCSKRGRPSLSVEAGLDLKRRRGQVAPVPPAPIRLDRIDHWSVYSENMKCDVFLCQTPDRNCFFSFHTQ